A genomic region of Raphanus sativus cultivar WK10039 chromosome 6, ASM80110v3, whole genome shotgun sequence contains the following coding sequences:
- the LOC108807303 gene encoding 3-ketoacyl-CoA synthase 8 — protein sequence MKNLKMFFFKFVFISLMVALSMKGSGINLEHLQNFCIHNLETITLLSFPLLFLLTIYMLSRPKPVYLVDFSCYLPPSHLKVSVKTLMEHARRAREAGVCWKNKENDYLIEFQQKILERSGLGQETCIPEGLQCFPLQQGMAASRKETEEVIFGALDNLFRNTGVNPGEIGILVVNSSTFNPTPSLASMIVNKYKLRDNIKSLNLGGMGCSAGVIAIDVAKGLLQVHRNTYAIVVSTENITQNLYLGKNKSMLVTNCLFRVGGAAILLSNRSRDQARAKYELLHTVRIHTGSDDRSFECATQEEDEDGIIGVTLTKNLPMVAARTLKINIATLGPLVLPMKEKLAFFVTFLKKKYFKPELKNYTPDFKLAFEHFCIHAGGRALIDELEKNLKLSPLHVEASRMTLHRFGNTSSSSIWYELAYTEAKGRMKEGDRIWQIALGSGFKCNSSVWVALRNVKPSVNSPWEDCMDRYPVEIDI from the coding sequence ATGAAGAATTTAAAGATGTTTTTCTTCAAGTTCGTGTTCATCTCATTAATGGTCGCATTATCCATGAAAGGATCTGGGATCAActtagaacatctccaaaaCTTTTGCATCCATAACCTTGAAACCATAACCCTTCTTTCATTCCCTCTGCTTTTCCTCTTGACAATCTACATGTTAAGCCGACCCAAACCCGTTTACCTGGTTGACTTCTCCTGCTACCTCCCACCGTCCCATCTCAAGGTCAGTGTCAAAACGCTGATGGAACACGCGAGACGTGCAAGAGAAGCAGGCGTGTGCTGGAAGAACAAAGAGAACGACTATTTGATTGAGTTTCAGCAGAAGATTCTTGAACGTTCCGGTCTCGGTCAAGAAACATGTATCCCCGAAGGTCTCCAGTGCTTCCCGCTTCAGCAGGGTATGGCGGCTTCACGTAAAGAGACAGAGGAAGTCATATTCGGAGCGCTTGACAATCTTTTCCGCAACACCGGTGTAAATCCTGGCGAGATTGGTATCTTGGTGGTGAATTCTAGCACATTTAATCCAACTCCATCACTTGCTTCCATGATTGTTAACAAATACAAACTCAGAGACAACATCAAGAGTCTAAATCTTGGAGGAATGGGTTGTAGTGCTGGAGTCATAGCTATTGATGTTGCAAAGGGATTATTACAAGTTCATAGGAACACTTATGCCATTGTAGTAAGCACAGAGAACATCACTCAGAACTTGTATCTGGGGAAAAACAAATCAATGCTAGTCACCAACTGTTTGTTCCGGGTTGGTGGTGCGGCTATTCTGCTCTCCAACAGATCTAGAGACCAGGCACGCGCAAAGTATGAGCTTCTTCATACCGTAAGGATCCATACCGGATCAGATGATAGGTCCTTCGAGTGTGCaacacaagaagaagatgaagatggtaTAATCGGAGTTACCTTGACAAAGAATCTACCAATGGTGGCTGCAAGGACTCTTAAGATCAATATCGCGACTTTGGGTCCTCTTGTTCTTCCAATGAAAGAGAAGCTAGCTTTCTTTGTGACATTCCTCAAGAAGAAGTATTTTAAGCCGGAGTTGAAAAACTATACACCGGACTTCAAACTTGCCTTTGAGCATTTCTGTATCCACGCTGGTGGAAGAGCTCTAATAGATGAGCTTGAGAAGAATCTTAAGCTGTCTCCATTACATGTTGAGGCATCTAGAATGACACTTCACAGGTTTGGTAATACTTCTTCAAGCTCGATTTGGTATGAGTTGGCTTATACCGAAGCTAAGGGAAGGATGAAGGAAGGAGACAGGATTTGGCAAATTGCTTTGGGATCAGGTTTTAAGTGTAACAGTTCTGTTTGGGTGGCTCTACGAAACGTTAAGCCTTCGGTTAACAGTCCGTGGGAAGATTGTATGGACAGATATCCTGTTGAGATTGATATCTAA
- the LOC130495722 gene encoding uncharacterized protein At4g04775-like — MTSSSTSSSRFPRISTYGVPTRCWCGEGITTFGSSTAENQYRRFHRCEIAKGRKSENHLFKWIDEALINEMRMVNAKHERVAQGLTNFEKRVMEKVKSEIARIEHEVSQKLKEKVKLEIARVEKEMKQKLKIATVAMVVVGAIVGIWNSLTV, encoded by the exons ATGACAAGTtcatcaacttcttcttctcgtTTTCCTCGAATCTCCACTTATGGTGTGCCCACAAGATGTTGGTGTGGAGAGGGCATAACAACTTTTGGTTCATCGACCGCAGAGAATCAGTATCGACGATTCCACAGATGCGAAATTGCAAAAGGT AGAAAATCTGAGAATCATCTATTTAAATGGATTGATGAAGCGTTGATTAACGAGATGCGGATGGTAAATGCAAAACATGAGAGGGTTGCTCAAGGGCTTACGAACTTTGAAAAAAGGGTCATGGAAAAAGTGAAGTCTGAGATTGCTAGAATTGAACATGAGGTGTCGCAAAAACTCAAAGAGAAGGTGAAGTTGGAGATTGCTAGAGTTGAAAAAGAGATGAAACAGAAGCTAAAGATTGCAACAGTGGCTATGGTTGTTGTAGGAGCAATCGTAGGGATATGGAATTCTCTTACTGTCTGA